A stretch of Rhodoferax potami DNA encodes these proteins:
- a CDS encoding rod shape-determining protein, which yields MFGAFRQYFSTDLAIDLGTANTLIYVRDKGIVLDEPSVVAIRHEGGPQGKKTIQAVGREAKAMLGKVPGNIEAIRPMKDGVIADFTVTEQMLKQFIKMVHPRGVFKPSPRIIICVPCGSTQVERRAIRESALGAGASDVYLIEEPMAAAIGAGLPVAEASGSMVVDIGGGTTEVGVISLGGMVYKGSVRVGGDKFDEAIINYIRRNYGMLIGEPTAEAIKKQIGSAFPGSEVKEMEVRGRNLSEGVPRSFTISSNEILEALTDPLNNIVSAVKNALEQTPPELGADIADRGMMLTGGGALLRDLDRLLAEETGLPVLVAEDPLTCVVRGCGIALEQMERLGSIFTSE from the coding sequence ATGTTTGGAGCTTTCCGTCAGTATTTTTCTACTGACTTGGCGATTGACCTTGGCACTGCCAACACCCTGATTTACGTGCGAGACAAGGGCATTGTGCTCGACGAGCCCTCAGTGGTCGCGATTCGCCACGAAGGCGGTCCTCAAGGCAAGAAGACGATCCAGGCCGTAGGCCGCGAAGCCAAAGCCATGTTGGGCAAAGTGCCCGGCAACATCGAGGCGATCCGCCCGATGAAGGACGGCGTGATTGCCGACTTCACCGTGACTGAGCAGATGCTCAAGCAGTTCATCAAGATGGTGCACCCCCGCGGCGTGTTCAAGCCGAGCCCCCGCATCATCATTTGCGTGCCTTGCGGCTCCACCCAAGTGGAGCGTCGTGCCATCCGCGAATCTGCGCTGGGCGCAGGTGCCAGCGACGTGTACCTGATTGAAGAGCCCATGGCAGCAGCCATCGGTGCCGGTTTGCCAGTGGCCGAAGCCAGCGGCTCCATGGTGGTGGACATCGGCGGCGGTACCACCGAAGTCGGCGTGATCTCTTTGGGCGGCATGGTTTACAAGGGCTCTGTCCGCGTCGGTGGCGACAAGTTTGACGAAGCCATCATCAACTACATCCGCCGCAACTACGGCATGCTGATCGGTGAGCCCACTGCTGAAGCTATCAAGAAGCAAATCGGTTCTGCATTCCCCGGCTCTGAAGTCAAGGAAATGGAAGTCCGTGGTCGCAACTTGTCGGAAGGTGTGCCCCGCAGCTTCACGATCTCTTCCAACGAAATCCTGGAAGCACTGACCGACCCGTTGAACAACATTGTCTCTGCCGTCAAGAATGCTTTGGAGCAAACCCCGCCTGAGTTGGGTGCAGACATTGCGGACCGCGGCATGATGCTGACCGGTGGTGGCGCCTTGTTGCGCGACTTGGACCGTTTGTTGGCCGAGGAAACCGGCTTGCCGGTGTTGGTTGCTGAAGATCCGCTGACCTGCGTGGTTCGTGGTTGTGGCATCGCGTTGGAACAGATGGAGCGCTTGGGTTCCATTTTCACCAGCGAATAA
- a CDS encoding GMC family oxidoreductase gives MNNDTTFDYIIIGAGTAGCLLANRLSANASKRVLLIEAGRKDDYHWIHIPVGYLYCIGNPRTDWLFHTAPEAGLNGRSLRYPRGKTLGGCSSINGMIYMRGQARDYDQWAQLTADAHWNWDNSLPYFKLHEDHHLGATPLHGAKGTASPIVKNNATVYGEVLRHHRAGGEWRVEKQRLRWDVLDAFAQAAQQAGVPATEDFNHGNNEGVGYFEVNQKDGWRWNTAKAFLRPMCYGRPNFELWNSAQVARLLIEPAAEDTSGATPLRCKGVEVWTGSEMVTATARAEVLLCAGAVGSPQILQHSGIGPAQLLQQYGVKVLQDTPGVGANLQDHLQIRAVFKVKNTTTLNTQANSLWGKAKIGLEYALKRSGPMSMAPSQLGAFTRSSPDQKYPNIQYHVQPLSLEAFGEPLHTFNAFTASVCNLNPTSRGTVQIQSPDFNAAPRIAPNYLSTDEDRKVAADSLRVTRRIVAQPALQKFEPEEYKPGLQFQSDAELAQLAGDIATTIFHPVGTTKMGRIDGPDQDPMAVVDSRLKVRGVAGLRVVDAGVMPLITSGNTNSPTLMIAEKAAQWIAEDAALRE, from the coding sequence ATGAACAACGACACTACTTTTGACTACATCATCATCGGCGCGGGCACTGCCGGCTGCCTGCTCGCTAACCGGTTGAGTGCCAATGCCTCCAAGCGGGTGCTGCTGATCGAGGCGGGCCGCAAGGACGATTACCACTGGATCCACATTCCCGTGGGTTATCTGTACTGTATTGGCAACCCGCGCACCGATTGGCTATTTCACACAGCCCCCGAAGCAGGGCTGAATGGGCGCAGCCTGCGCTACCCGCGAGGTAAGACCCTGGGTGGATGCAGCAGCATCAACGGCATGATTTACATGCGGGGCCAAGCCCGCGATTACGACCAATGGGCCCAACTCACGGCCGACGCCCATTGGAACTGGGACAACAGCCTGCCCTATTTCAAGCTGCATGAAGACCACCACCTCGGTGCGACGCCTCTCCATGGCGCCAAGGGCACGGCCTCGCCCATCGTCAAGAACAACGCCACGGTGTATGGCGAGGTGCTGCGGCACCACCGCGCGGGCGGGGAGTGGCGCGTAGAGAAGCAACGCCTGCGGTGGGATGTGCTGGATGCGTTTGCACAAGCGGCGCAACAGGCGGGGGTCCCGGCCACTGAGGACTTCAACCACGGTAATAACGAAGGCGTGGGCTATTTCGAGGTCAATCAGAAAGACGGCTGGCGCTGGAACACGGCCAAGGCGTTTTTGCGGCCCATGTGTTACGGGCGCCCGAATTTCGAACTCTGGAACTCGGCCCAAGTAGCCCGCCTGTTGATCGAACCGGCGGCAGAAGACACCTCTGGAGCCACCCCTCTGCGCTGTAAAGGGGTGGAAGTCTGGACCGGTAGCGAAATGGTGACAGCGACTGCGCGCGCGGAAGTTTTGCTGTGTGCGGGTGCGGTGGGATCCCCCCAAATACTCCAGCACTCCGGCATCGGCCCCGCACAGCTTTTGCAACAGTACGGCGTCAAGGTACTGCAAGACACTCCCGGCGTGGGTGCCAACCTGCAAGACCACTTGCAGATCCGCGCGGTATTCAAGGTCAAGAACACGACCACGCTCAACACCCAAGCCAACAGCCTGTGGGGCAAAGCCAAAATCGGGCTCGAATACGCCCTCAAGCGAAGCGGCCCCATGAGCATGGCGCCCAGCCAGTTGGGTGCGTTCACGCGCAGCAGCCCCGATCAAAAGTACCCCAACATCCAGTACCACGTGCAACCCTTGAGCTTGGAAGCTTTCGGCGAACCCCTGCACACCTTCAATGCGTTCACCGCCAGTGTGTGCAACCTGAACCCCACCAGCCGGGGGACGGTACAGATCCAGTCACCAGACTTCAATGCAGCGCCGCGCATTGCCCCGAACTACCTCAGTACCGACGAAGACCGCAAAGTCGCGGCGGACTCTTTGCGGGTCACACGCCGCATCGTGGCGCAACCCGCATTGCAAAAGTTTGAGCCGGAGGAATACAAACCCGGCTTGCAATTCCAGAGCGATGCCGAATTGGCGCAGCTCGCCGGTGACATTGCCACCACCATCTTCCACCCCGTGGGCACCACCAAAATGGGCCGGATCGACGGACCTGACCAGGACCCGATGGCCGTGGTAGATAGCCGCCTGAAGGTGCGCGGCGTGGCCGGCTTACGCGTGGTGGATGCCGGTGTGATGCCGCTGATCACCAGTGGCAACACCAATTCGCCCACCTTGATGATTGCCGAGAAGGCAGCGCAGTGGATTGCGGAGGACGCCGCTTTGCGCGAATGA
- the mreD gene encoding rod shape-determining protein MreD translates to MIMRPGQQLLLPAKPLFIWGSLLSALLLNMLFNMGWWGRSAWTPDMLALVLVFWTVHQPLRVGIGAAFFMGLLMDVHQGALLGQHAMSYTVLSFLAIAVHRRLLWFSVPSQAAQVFPLFAAAHGLELFLRMAGGGAFPGWLLMLAPFLEAALWPVASIVLLAPQRRAPDPDANRPL, encoded by the coding sequence ATGATCATGCGACCCGGGCAGCAATTGCTGTTGCCGGCCAAACCCTTGTTCATATGGGGAAGCCTGCTGAGCGCTTTGTTGCTGAACATGCTGTTCAACATGGGGTGGTGGGGCCGCTCAGCTTGGACGCCTGACATGCTGGCCCTCGTGCTGGTGTTTTGGACGGTACACCAGCCCCTTCGCGTGGGCATTGGTGCCGCCTTTTTCATGGGCTTGTTGATGGACGTCCATCAAGGTGCGCTGCTGGGGCAACATGCCATGTCGTACACGGTGTTGAGCTTTCTGGCGATTGCGGTGCACCGACGCTTGCTCTGGTTTTCGGTTCCTTCGCAGGCTGCCCAGGTGTTCCCTTTGTTTGCGGCTGCGCATGGTTTGGAATTGTTTTTGCGCATGGCCGGTGGCGGTGCTTTTCCCGGCTGGCTATTGATGCTGGCACCTTTTCTGGAGGCTGCGCTGTGGCCGGTTGCGAGTATCGTGCTGCTTGCGCCGCAGCGGCGTGCGCCGGACCCTGATGCCAACCGACCCCTGTAA
- a CDS encoding sulfite exporter TauE/SafE family protein: MELLIASLASGLAGFIDSIVGGGGLILTPALFALFPHTAPATLFGTNKGAAVAGTAFAAVQYNRKVSLPWKALLPATAVCFSAALTGAWVVTQVSPEYLRKALPFILVLVLGYTLAKKELGRHHAPRFSGRHEVLIACSVGGIIGFYDGFFGPGTGSFFVFLLVRLLGYDFLHASAGAKLLNTASNAAALLLFSFTGHVWWHYVVFMALANVAGSLAGTHLALKHGTGFVRSVFIAVVSALILKTAYDAFLRGL, translated from the coding sequence ATGGAATTGCTTATTGCGTCGCTCGCCTCCGGTCTGGCCGGGTTTATTGATTCGATCGTAGGTGGCGGCGGACTCATCCTCACACCCGCCCTGTTTGCCCTGTTTCCGCACACGGCGCCGGCTACCTTGTTCGGCACCAACAAAGGCGCAGCAGTGGCCGGCACAGCATTTGCCGCGGTTCAATACAACCGCAAGGTGTCTTTGCCTTGGAAGGCTCTACTGCCGGCCACCGCGGTTTGCTTTTCTGCCGCGCTGACGGGCGCATGGGTGGTGACCCAAGTCTCCCCTGAATACTTGCGCAAGGCGCTCCCTTTCATCTTGGTGCTGGTACTCGGCTACACACTCGCCAAAAAAGAATTGGGCCGGCACCATGCGCCGCGTTTCAGCGGTAGGCACGAGGTGCTGATCGCCTGCAGCGTCGGGGGCATCATTGGCTTTTATGACGGATTTTTTGGCCCCGGCACCGGCAGCTTCTTTGTGTTTTTGCTGGTGCGGCTCTTGGGTTACGATTTTTTGCACGCTTCGGCGGGCGCCAAATTACTGAACACCGCCTCGAACGCGGCCGCCTTGCTGTTGTTCAGCTTTACGGGCCATGTCTGGTGGCACTACGTGGTGTTCATGGCCTTGGCCAACGTGGCGGGCAGCCTGGCCGGCACCCACCTTGCGCTCAAGCACGGTACCGGTTTTGTGCGCTCGGTGTTTATTGCGGTGGTTTCCGCACTGATCCTGAAAACCGCCTACGACGCCTTTTTGCGAGGCCTCTAG
- the gatC gene encoding Asp-tRNA(Asn)/Glu-tRNA(Gln) amidotransferase subunit GatC: protein MSLTSADIARIANLARLELQPEESERMLTQLNGFFGIVETMRAVDTMGIQPLAHPVATIQDITLRLRDDLATETNQREANQRSAPAVERGLFLVPKVIE from the coding sequence ATGTCCTTGACATCTGCCGACATCGCTCGTATCGCCAATTTAGCGCGCCTCGAACTCCAACCGGAGGAAAGTGAGCGCATGCTGACCCAATTGAACGGTTTTTTTGGAATCGTGGAGACCATGCGCGCAGTCGACACGATGGGCATTCAGCCCTTGGCACACCCGGTGGCGACCATTCAAGACATCACCCTGCGCTTGCGGGACGACCTTGCCACAGAGACAAACCAACGCGAGGCCAACCAACGCAGCGCGCCCGCCGTGGAGCGCGGGCTCTTTTTGGTGCCCAAGGTTATTGAGTAA
- the mrdA gene encoding penicillin-binding protein 2 translates to MTELRNVQADLARFRTRIFAVSVLVLLCFVLLFARLVYLQIFRHDDLRAQAESNRTSIVPIVPNRGLIMDRNGVVLASNYSAYTLEITPSKSGGVEATLDELAQVVDITPRDRRRFKKLMEESKSFESLPIRTRLTDAEVARFAAQRFRFPGVEIKARLFRNYPYGELASHVIGYIGRINRAEKERIDDSEDQANYRGTEYIGKLGVEQSFESVLHGTTGVERIETSAGGRAVRKLASNPSTPGNVVMLSIDIKLQKLIEDMFGSRRGALVALDPKTGEVLAFVSKPTFDSNLFVEGIDQENWQMLNESIDKPLLNRALRGTYPPGSTYKPFMALAALETGTRTPQTLINDTGTYIFGGNRFGSPANEKGGIMDMRRAIVESSNVYFYSLANELGVDTMHDFMAPLGFGQLTGIDVNGEVRGVLPSQAWKRKYYKRPEHQKWYAGETISLGIGQGYNSFTMLQVAQAVAVIANNGVKHKPQLVIATQDATTRVRTPVAPEPPIDLGYKPENLKVIRDAMVGVTQGGTGTRVFAGAGYVSGGKTGTAQAVSLGKNQKYNASTMEEHQRDHSLYVAFAPADDPKIALAVIVENAGFGAASAAPIARRTFDYWLLGQYPSEEDLAAVSQGKATAPLGKPRVAADLPWPTAR, encoded by the coding sequence ATGACTGAGTTGCGCAATGTACAAGCCGACCTGGCCCGCTTTCGCACCCGCATCTTTGCGGTCAGCGTGCTGGTCTTGTTGTGCTTCGTTTTGCTTTTTGCGCGCCTGGTCTATCTCCAGATATTCCGCCATGACGATTTGCGGGCCCAAGCGGAGAGCAACCGCACCTCCATCGTTCCGATCGTCCCCAATCGCGGCCTGATCATGGACCGCAACGGGGTGGTACTTGCCAGCAACTATTCGGCCTACACCCTCGAAATAACGCCGTCCAAAAGCGGCGGCGTCGAAGCCACTTTGGACGAACTTGCACAAGTGGTCGACATCACGCCGCGGGACCGGCGGCGTTTCAAAAAGCTGATGGAGGAGTCCAAGAGCTTTGAGTCTTTGCCCATCCGCACCCGGCTGACCGACGCCGAAGTCGCCCGGTTTGCCGCACAACGCTTTCGCTTTCCCGGTGTCGAAATCAAGGCACGCCTGTTCCGCAACTACCCCTACGGCGAGTTGGCGAGCCACGTTATTGGCTACATCGGTCGCATCAACCGGGCGGAAAAAGAACGGATCGACGACAGCGAAGACCAGGCCAATTACCGGGGCACCGAGTACATCGGGAAGCTCGGGGTAGAGCAGAGCTTCGAGTCCGTGTTGCACGGCACCACCGGCGTGGAGCGCATCGAAACCTCGGCTGGAGGCCGGGCGGTGCGCAAGCTCGCCAGCAATCCGTCAACGCCGGGTAACGTGGTGATGCTGTCCATCGACATCAAGCTTCAAAAGCTGATCGAAGACATGTTTGGCAGCCGTCGCGGTGCCTTGGTGGCCTTAGACCCCAAGACGGGTGAAGTGCTGGCCTTTGTCAGCAAGCCGACCTTTGATTCCAATTTGTTTGTTGAGGGCATTGACCAGGAGAACTGGCAGATGCTCAACGAGTCCATCGATAAACCCCTGCTCAACCGGGCCTTGCGAGGCACCTATCCGCCGGGGTCGACGTACAAGCCCTTCATGGCTTTGGCCGCTCTGGAAACCGGCACGCGCACGCCCCAAACCCTGATCAACGATACCGGGACCTACATATTTGGGGGTAACCGCTTCGGCAGTCCTGCCAACGAAAAGGGCGGCATCATGGATATGCGCCGCGCGATCGTGGAGTCGAGCAACGTGTACTTTTACTCGTTGGCCAATGAGCTCGGTGTAGACACCATGCACGACTTCATGGCACCGTTGGGTTTCGGGCAACTGACCGGCATTGATGTGAACGGCGAGGTTCGTGGTGTGCTGCCCAGCCAGGCTTGGAAACGCAAGTACTACAAGCGGCCAGAGCACCAAAAATGGTACGCCGGGGAAACCATCTCTCTGGGCATTGGGCAGGGGTACAACAGCTTCACCATGCTGCAGGTGGCACAGGCGGTGGCAGTAATTGCCAATAACGGCGTCAAGCACAAACCCCAACTCGTGATTGCGACACAAGATGCCACGACCCGGGTGCGTACCCCGGTGGCGCCTGAGCCCCCGATTGATTTGGGCTACAAGCCTGAGAATTTGAAGGTGATCCGTGACGCCATGGTTGGCGTAACCCAAGGGGGCACGGGCACGCGCGTATTTGCAGGGGCCGGTTATGTCAGTGGCGGCAAAACCGGGACAGCACAGGCGGTGAGCTTGGGAAAAAACCAGAAATACAACGCCTCCACCATGGAGGAGCATCAGCGCGACCACTCGTTGTATGTGGCGTTTGCGCCGGCCGATGACCCGAAGATCGCTCTGGCGGTGATCGTCGAGAACGCCGGCTTCGGAGCGGCTTCCGCAGCGCCTATTGCCCGGCGTACCTTTGACTACTGGCTCTTGGGCCAATACCCCAGCGAGGAAGACTTGGCCGCGGTCAGCCAAGGTAAAGCCACCGCCCCCCTCGGGAAGCCGCGCGTGGCGGCCGACTTGCCCTGGCCAACGGCCCGCTAA
- the gatA gene encoding Asp-tRNA(Asn)/Glu-tRNA(Gln) amidotransferase subunit GatA: protein MTTPLSTRAPHDLSVQELVTALADKQVSATELAQHFLDRGQAHSALGVYVDSNPEATLTQARASDARIAAGNARPLDGLPLAHKDIFVTRDFATTAGSRMLKGYRSPFDATVVSKLADAGAVTLGKVNCDEFAMGSSNENTAVAPVGSDTVEPVRNPWDTTRIPGGSSGGSAAVVAARLAPAATGTDTGGSIRQPAAFCGITGIKPTYGRASRYGMVAFASSLDQAGPMARSAEDCALLLSAMCGPDPDRDSTSLDAPAENFSRKLNDSIEGLRIGVPKEFFSEGLSDDVRASVDAALKQYEQLGAKLVPIALPRTELSIPVYYIIAPAEASSNLSRFDGVKFGHRAKNYGDLADMYKKTRAEGFGDEVKRRIMIGTYVLSHGYYDAYYLQAQKIRRMIADDFQNAFKECDVIAGPVAPTVAWKIGEKSDDPVANYLADIFTLSGSLAGLPGMSIPVGFAKAEADKGLPIGMQLLGNYLDEARLLNAAHRFQQATDYHLAKPAGF from the coding sequence ATGACGACTCCCCTCTCCACCCGCGCGCCGCATGACTTGAGTGTTCAAGAACTGGTGACCGCGCTCGCCGACAAACAAGTATCTGCCACCGAACTCGCCCAGCATTTTCTGGACCGGGGCCAAGCCCACAGTGCGCTCGGCGTCTATGTCGACAGCAACCCCGAAGCCACCCTGACCCAGGCCCGCGCGTCGGACGCCCGCATTGCGGCAGGCAACGCCCGCCCCCTGGATGGCTTGCCCCTAGCGCACAAAGACATTTTTGTGACCCGTGATTTCGCCACCACCGCCGGCTCCCGCATGCTCAAGGGCTACCGCTCGCCTTTTGATGCCACTGTGGTGAGCAAACTGGCAGATGCAGGCGCGGTTACTTTGGGCAAAGTGAACTGCGACGAGTTCGCCATGGGCTCCAGCAACGAAAACACGGCGGTTGCGCCCGTGGGCAGCGACACCGTAGAACCGGTGCGCAACCCGTGGGATACCACCCGCATTCCTGGTGGCTCTTCCGGCGGCAGTGCAGCCGTCGTAGCCGCCCGCTTGGCACCTGCTGCGACCGGCACCGACACAGGCGGCTCGATCCGCCAACCGGCCGCGTTTTGCGGCATCACCGGCATCAAGCCGACCTACGGCCGCGCTTCGCGCTACGGCATGGTGGCGTTTGCATCCAGTCTGGACCAAGCCGGCCCCATGGCCCGCAGCGCAGAAGACTGCGCCTTGCTTTTGTCAGCCATGTGCGGCCCGGACCCGGACCGCGATTCCACTTCGCTCGATGCACCTGCCGAGAACTTCTCGCGCAAGCTGAACGACAGCATTGAAGGCCTGCGCATCGGCGTGCCGAAAGAGTTTTTCAGCGAAGGTTTGTCTGACGATGTGCGCGCGTCGGTCGATGCAGCGCTCAAGCAATACGAACAACTCGGCGCCAAGCTAGTGCCGATTGCATTGCCACGCACCGAGCTCTCCATCCCGGTGTACTACATCATTGCGCCCGCTGAAGCGTCGAGCAACCTGAGCCGTTTTGACGGCGTGAAGTTCGGCCACCGCGCCAAAAACTACGGCGACCTCGCCGACATGTACAAAAAGACGCGCGCCGAAGGCTTTGGCGACGAAGTCAAGCGCCGCATCATGATCGGCACCTATGTGCTGAGCCATGGCTACTACGACGCCTATTACCTGCAGGCCCAAAAAATCCGCCGCATGATTGCGGACGATTTCCAGAATGCCTTCAAGGAGTGCGATGTCATTGCCGGCCCTGTTGCGCCTACGGTGGCATGGAAGATCGGCGAAAAATCGGATGACCCGGTTGCCAACTATCTGGCTGATATCTTCACCCTTTCCGGCTCTTTGGCCGGTCTGCCGGGCATGAGCATTCCTGTCGGCTTTGCCAAAGCGGAGGCGGACAAGGGCTTGCCCATCGGCATGCAGTTGCTGGGCAACTATCTTGACGAAGCTCGCCTGCTCAACGCTGCGCACCGCTTCCAACAAGCGACTGACTACCACTTGGCCAAGCCTGCAGGATTCTGA
- the mreC gene encoding rod shape-determining protein MreC translates to MWHRVGTDGALGFHFHQRIIFTYPGHSDATRYAGQRSSPFFRQGPSALTKLAVCSAFALLLMVSDARFKVMQPLRTALAAVLYPVQWLALQPLAAAGQLSAYFSTLATAETVQEEARRKLSTQSLRANQVDQLELENQRLRKLLDLSARLDTNFRAAQVIYDAADPYTRKVIIDRGQLHRVALGSPVLDESGVIGQVTRVYPLTSEVTLITDRDHAIPVLNARTGARGVAFGDTSSYADALELRYMAANADVAVGDLLTTSGVDGIYPPGLPVARVEKVERKVDAVFARIYCVPLGLVSGAGHVIVLDPLGDKIPARPQPEPLSVTPKAKGAKP, encoded by the coding sequence TTGTGGCATCGCGTTGGAACAGATGGAGCGCTTGGGTTCCATTTTCACCAGCGAATAATCTTCACTTATCCCGGACACAGCGATGCCACTCGGTACGCTGGACAGAGATCCTCCCCCTTCTTCCGTCAGGGCCCTTCGGCCCTGACCAAGCTGGCTGTCTGCAGCGCATTTGCGCTGTTGTTGATGGTGTCAGATGCTCGCTTCAAAGTGATGCAACCCCTGCGCACGGCACTTGCAGCCGTGCTCTATCCGGTGCAGTGGCTGGCTTTGCAGCCTTTGGCCGCTGCGGGGCAGCTGTCGGCGTATTTCTCGACGCTCGCAACCGCAGAAACCGTGCAGGAAGAAGCGCGGCGCAAATTGAGTACGCAGTCACTGCGCGCCAATCAGGTCGATCAGCTCGAGTTGGAAAATCAGCGTTTGCGCAAGCTGCTGGATCTTTCGGCACGCCTTGACACCAATTTCCGTGCTGCCCAGGTCATCTACGACGCTGCCGACCCCTACACCCGCAAAGTGATCATCGACCGGGGGCAACTGCACCGGGTCGCCTTGGGTTCTCCGGTGCTGGATGAGTCGGGTGTCATCGGACAAGTGACCCGTGTGTATCCGCTCACGAGTGAAGTGACCTTGATTACCGACCGGGACCACGCGATTCCGGTGCTGAACGCCCGCACCGGAGCGCGCGGAGTGGCATTTGGTGATACCTCCTCCTATGCAGATGCCCTGGAGTTGCGCTACATGGCGGCCAACGCGGATGTGGCAGTGGGCGACTTGTTGACCACCAGCGGTGTTGATGGCATTTACCCGCCCGGCCTGCCCGTGGCCAGGGTGGAAAAAGTAGAGCGTAAAGTGGATGCGGTATTTGCGCGCATTTACTGCGTGCCGCTCGGGCTGGTCTCCGGTGCCGGGCATGTGATCGTTCTTGATCCACTGGGCGACAAAATACCGGCGCGCCCGCAGCCCGAGCCTTTATCCGTCACCCCGAAAGCCAAAGGGGCTAAACCATGA